From Candidatus Nanohalococcus occultus:
TACCTCCGCATCAGCTTCTACGGAGTCGACTCCGAATACATCGAAGTCTGTCTGGAAGAACTCTCTGTCACGTCCGCGCTGAACGTTTTCATACCTCCATCTCTTCGAGGTATCGAACCATTTGATCGGAGACTTGAGATCTTTCCGTTGCTGGACGAGTCTGGCGCGGGTTGGTGTCTGTTCAGGTATTAACGAGATTTCCCGGCCGCCTTTGTCCTTGAAGTTGTACATCTGATCCATCAGCTCCTCTCCGGATTTTACCCGGTAAAGATCGGCTTTTTCGACGCTCGGTGCGTTGATTTCTCGGAATCCGAACTCCTTTGCCGTGTTTTCTACAGTATCAATTAGTTTTCTCCAGCTAGCCCAGTCTTCCGGGTACCGGTCGTAGAAACCCTTCAGGCCTTTGATCTCCTCTGTCATAAGTTCAAAATGTTTGAGCTATTTTTTTACAGGGTTCGATAAAGGGAACGTTCATTAACAAGCAGAGTAATACTAGGTATTATGGCATTCCTATGTGTCGATATCGGAGGCACCAACACGCTGATAGGAGTTGGAAACGGCGAGTTCCAGATCACTCGTAACGTAAAAACCGAGAACTTCCTGGAGAGAGTCGATGAAAATATTGAGGACGCGCTCTCGGAGGCTGGCTACAGACCGGAAGATGTTGGGAAAGTCGCAGCTGCGGTCGCAGGCCCTCTGGATAGAAAGGAAGGCGTTTTCAGGCCGCCTAATATAGATGATTTAGATGAGGTCCAGATCGTTGAACCTCTGGAAAACTTTGGAGAAGTAGTCTTCGTAAATGACTGTACATCAGCTGTTGCCGGAGAATACTACTACGGCGACGACGAGCTGGAAAACATCGCTTACATCACGATCTCCAGCGGAATCGGCATGGGCGCAGTAATCGACGGCGAGATAGTCGAAGGCTGGAACGGAAACCTAGGAGAGGTGGGTCACATGGTTGTGGGCAGCGAAGGCATCAAATGCGGATGCGGAGGAACAGACCACTGGGAAGCATACTGTAGCGGGAACGGAATGCCGAAGCTCGCGGAAAAGCTGTTCGGTGCGGAGTTCCAGGACTCACTGGAGATCTTCCAGAGCTGCGATCTAGGAGAGGAAAATGCCTGTAAAACAATAGAAAAAGTCCAGGAATACAACAAGAGAGGTTTCATGAACATAATCGATCTTTTCAACCCTGGCAAAGTCTATGTTGGCGGCGCAGTCGCGTTAAACCATTTCAATACTGTTGTCGAAGAGCCTGTAGACGAGATCGGCTCGGAGACTATCAATGAAGTACCGGAGTTCGAAAAATCCACCTTGGGAGACGAGGTCGTGCTTCACGGGCTGAGAGCTGTCTGTAACGGAGAGTTTGAACTCAGCTCCTGAGATAAGTGGTCTGTGAACGTCAGAACCAATGCGGAGAACTCCGCGGTGAGGAATTTAAACCGTCTTAAAGCATCTAAAGTATGGGCGATTTCCATGAACACGTAGTATTCGGTTTTCTCGCAGCCGCGGTAACCGCCTACTTCATGGCCGAGCAAATGGCGCTCACACAGCTAGAGCTTTTCTGTTCAGGTCTCGCAGTTGTAACCGGTTCTGTACTGCCCGACATAGATCATAAAAAAGCGTACGCACATCGTGCGGCAAAATCTTTCTGCGCAGTCGGGTCTGGCATAACAATAATAGTCTACCTTTCCTATCCTATCCACGTCAGGTTTATTCTGGCAGCTCTAGCATTTCTGCTGGTTTA
This genomic window contains:
- a CDS encoding metal-dependent hydrolase yields the protein MGDFHEHVVFGFLAAAVTAYFMAEQMALTQLELFCSGLAVVTGSVLPDIDHKKAYAHRAAKSFCAVGSGITIIVYLSYPIHVRFILAALAFLLVYIGFSSIKFKHRGFTHSLSFMFLSTLAGIGLSAYFFASFLPGLALGVGILSHLTLDRHFKIS
- a CDS encoding ROK family protein — protein: MAFLCVDIGGTNTLIGVGNGEFQITRNVKTENFLERVDENIEDALSEAGYRPEDVGKVAAAVAGPLDRKEGVFRPPNIDDLDEVQIVEPLENFGEVVFVNDCTSAVAGEYYYGDDELENIAYITISSGIGMGAVIDGEIVEGWNGNLGEVGHMVVGSEGIKCGCGGTDHWEAYCSGNGMPKLAEKLFGAEFQDSLEIFQSCDLGEENACKTIEKVQEYNKRGFMNIIDLFNPGKVYVGGAVALNHFNTVVEEPVDEIGSETINEVPEFEKSTLGDEVVLHGLRAVCNGEFELSS